One part of the Thermus neutrinimicus genome encodes these proteins:
- a CDS encoding 3-dehydroquinate synthase, producing the protein MQRLTVHNPVSYPILIGEGVLEELPPLEGPLALLYDRKVEGFAQKVAERLGVEHRLGLEGGEGAKTLAVYGQALSFLAQRALPRNTTLLVVGGGTLTDLGGFVAATYLRGIPYLSFPTTTLGVVDASVGGKTGINLPEGKNLVGAFHFPQGVYAELRTLKTLSPFTFKEGLVEAFKHGIISGEEGLLEVEGLTPENPCLEAYLAQAVGVKVRITQQDPTEKGERRLLNLGHTLGHALEAYTHHALPHGAAVAYGLLYAALLGKLLGGEDLTPLVLRLLRWLSPPPLPRVSWEDLLPYLLRDKKKVSENLHWVVPLGLGHLRVTPLPEATLEEAFGLWKEALEGFALFDQNP; encoded by the coding sequence ATGCAAAGGCTAACCGTCCATAATCCCGTTTCCTATCCCATTCTGATCGGGGAAGGGGTTCTGGAGGAGCTACCCCCCCTGGAAGGCCCCCTGGCCCTCCTCTACGACCGCAAGGTGGAGGGCTTCGCCCAGAAGGTGGCCGAGCGCCTAGGGGTGGAGCACCGCTTGGGACTGGAGGGAGGAGAGGGGGCAAAAACCCTGGCCGTCTACGGCCAGGCCCTCTCCTTTCTGGCCCAAAGGGCCCTACCCCGGAACACCACCTTGCTGGTGGTGGGGGGAGGAACCCTCACCGACCTGGGGGGGTTTGTGGCCGCCACCTACCTCCGGGGAATCCCCTACCTCTCCTTCCCCACCACCACCTTGGGCGTGGTGGACGCCAGCGTGGGGGGTAAGACCGGCATCAACCTCCCTGAGGGGAAAAACCTGGTGGGGGCCTTCCACTTTCCCCAGGGGGTGTACGCGGAACTCAGGACCCTCAAAACCCTCTCCCCCTTCACCTTCAAGGAGGGTTTGGTGGAGGCCTTCAAGCACGGGATCATCTCCGGAGAGGAAGGGCTTTTAGAGGTGGAGGGCCTTACCCCGGAAAACCCCTGCCTCGAGGCCTACTTGGCCCAGGCGGTGGGGGTGAAGGTGAGGATCACCCAGCAAGACCCCACGGAAAAGGGGGAGAGGAGGCTGTTAAACCTGGGCCACACCCTGGGCCACGCCCTGGAGGCCTACACCCACCACGCCCTGCCCCACGGGGCAGCGGTGGCCTATGGCCTCCTCTACGCCGCTCTTCTGGGCAAACTCCTGGGAGGGGAGGACCTCACCCCCTTGGTCCTCCGCCTCCTGCGGTGGCTTTCTCCCCCTCCCCTCCCTCGGGTTTCCTGGGAAGACCTCCTCCCCTACCTCCTCAGGGACAAAAAGAAGGTTTCCGAAAACCTCCACTGGGTGGTTCCCCTGGGCCTGGGGCACCTCAGGGTAACGCCCCTTCCGGAAGCCACCCTGGAGGAGGCCTTCGGCCTTTGGAAGGAGGCCCTCGAGGGGTTTGCTCTTTTTGACCAAAACCCTTAG
- a CDS encoding shikimate kinase yields the protein MTRLEIPRPATFISLTGFMGVGKSRIGRELARALMLHFIDLDRYIERRTGISIPDIFRHLGEEAFRGMEREAVGELLGKEYLVLSLGGGTFVDPENRRRLLARGPVVALWASPETILERATRKPGGRPLLQVENPLERIRTLLEARTPIYREAHVHVSTDNRKVEEVVEEIVEKLWSYAKANRP from the coding sequence ATGACCCGCCTGGAGATTCCCCGTCCCGCCACCTTCATCAGCCTCACCGGCTTCATGGGGGTGGGGAAAAGCCGCATCGGCAGGGAGCTGGCCCGCGCCCTCATGCTCCACTTCATCGACCTGGACCGCTACATAGAAAGGCGCACGGGGATCTCCATCCCCGACATCTTCCGCCACCTGGGGGAGGAAGCCTTCCGGGGGATGGAGCGCGAGGCGGTAGGGGAGCTTCTCGGCAAGGAGTACCTGGTCCTTTCCCTGGGCGGGGGCACCTTCGTGGACCCAGAAAACCGCAGGCGGCTTCTGGCCAGGGGGCCGGTGGTAGCCCTTTGGGCCAGCCCGGAAACCATCCTGGAAAGAGCCACCCGCAAACCCGGGGGAAGACCCCTTCTGCAGGTGGAAAATCCCCTGGAGAGGATAAGGACCCTCCTCGAGGCCCGCACCCCCATCTACCGGGAAGCCCACGTGCACGTCTCCACCGACAACCGCAAGGTGGAGGAGGTGGTGGAGGAGATCGTGGAGAAGCTTTGGAGCTATGCAAAGGCTAACCGTCCATAA
- the aroC gene encoding chorismate synthase, giving the protein MRFLTAGESHGPELLAIIEGLPAGIPLTEEDIRPWLERRQKGYGRGRRMAIETDRVEFRAGVRAGRTTGAPVALAIKNADHRNWVEIMDPAPGNAPRKKALTAARPGHADLPGGMKYGHKDLRDVLERASARETAMRVAVGAVALKFLSLLGVEGTGYVPGMAGVWAQVPFSWDLVPRIEESPLRMTDPEAEAEVIRRIDQAKAEGDTLGGVIEARFRGLVPGLGSHVHWDRKLDGRLAQMALSIPAVKGMEIGPAFQNAMKRGSEVHDPIYWSPDRGFYRKTNRAGGLEGGMTTGEELILRAALKPIATLMKPLPTVDVVTHEPADAARERSDVTAVPAASVILCALSAIVLAQAYLEKFGGDTLEEVQERVDRYKARVLAY; this is encoded by the coding sequence ATGAGGTTTCTCACCGCAGGCGAGTCCCATGGCCCCGAGCTCTTGGCCATCATCGAGGGCCTACCCGCCGGTATCCCCCTCACCGAGGAGGACATCCGCCCCTGGCTGGAAAGGCGCCAGAAGGGTTACGGCCGGGGACGGCGCATGGCCATTGAGACGGACCGGGTGGAGTTCCGGGCTGGCGTTCGGGCAGGGCGCACCACGGGAGCCCCAGTGGCCCTGGCCATCAAGAACGCCGACCACCGCAACTGGGTGGAGATCATGGACCCTGCCCCAGGGAACGCACCCCGCAAAAAGGCCCTCACCGCCGCCCGCCCCGGCCACGCCGACCTCCCCGGGGGAATGAAGTACGGCCACAAGGACCTAAGGGACGTGCTGGAACGGGCCAGCGCCCGGGAGACCGCCATGCGGGTGGCAGTGGGAGCGGTGGCCCTGAAGTTCTTGAGCCTTCTTGGGGTTGAGGGGACAGGGTACGTGCCGGGTATGGCGGGGGTGTGGGCCCAGGTTCCCTTTTCCTGGGACCTGGTGCCCCGCATAGAGGAAAGCCCCTTGCGCATGACCGATCCCGAGGCCGAGGCCGAGGTGATCCGCCGCATAGACCAAGCCAAGGCGGAAGGGGACACCTTAGGCGGGGTGATCGAGGCCCGCTTCCGCGGCCTGGTGCCGGGCCTGGGAAGCCACGTGCACTGGGACCGCAAGCTGGATGGCCGCCTGGCCCAGATGGCCCTTTCCATTCCCGCGGTGAAGGGGATGGAAATCGGTCCCGCCTTCCAAAACGCCATGAAGCGGGGCTCGGAGGTCCATGACCCCATCTACTGGAGCCCGGATCGGGGCTTTTACCGTAAGACTAATCGGGCGGGGGGCCTCGAGGGGGGCATGACCACCGGGGAGGAACTCATCCTGAGGGCCGCCCTGAAACCCATCGCCACCTTGATGAAACCTCTCCCCACCGTGGACGTGGTAACCCACGAGCCCGCGGACGCCGCCAGGGAGCGCTCTGACGTCACCGCCGTGCCCGCGGCCAGCGTGATCCTTTGCGCCCTCTCCGCCATCGTCTTGGCCCAGGCTTACCTGGAGAAGTTCGGCGGGGATACCCTGGAGGAGGTACAGGAACGAGTGGACCGCTACAAGGCCCGGGTCCTCGCCTACTGA
- a CDS encoding secretin N-terminal domain-containing protein, translating to MALGMGALAGSLPQEPRFDAKVDLKVSESQVRAGLTLPLDVVLEALARSVGLQPLIYRAYDLTGDPAKAQPPLPNIKLDFQGKPFREVWDLLFATYGTQFNLDYLFLPPDVVVVAPTQVITALVDAPSRTGAAERKPYLVAIPEIAYRRTETDAQGQARTLVNIEGAKGWVQNDLLPFLSREAAGLSVNWIVVEEGSKLKALLSVLATPEQHLRFSDILQRAGIDFRPLPALTLPKPRVERTYTLTHATFSELSAFLQNQVPNAQIAVVPTDPKRALITATEEDHARLSELLKAADVPKPTPVVRRVYSLQNLTFPEAQERLKPLLDKELKGARLEAVPGNPKALLLEATEADQALFAEILKAADVPPQVAPPTQEATARRLYPLRFADAEKVAPFLAREVPGIVVQTVPGQPVLSVRGTEKQLAEVENLLAQIDRAPEQGPPVFQRSYQLSNAKASELAKVLQEALQARQAQAPQGQAQPQAPARQATVVADERTNTLIVTGTQEDLALVEGLIPRLDQAVPQVNLRVRIQEVQSNFTRNLGLKWNTIAGGNVAASILDTGLSLIFDSTRSLAALNIIATLEALQRQGLSRALRDVNQTVLNNQTARLQSGETFLIRRVVGDRVERVPFDIGIIVEVTPQITADGQILLNIKAEVSGNVQRNPVDGDVDRFTKQVVTTTLRVRDGQTVVLGGLTSQENNQVQQGVPLLMDIPLIGELFKQRTQETTDRELLVVITADILKETASR from the coding sequence ATGGCCCTGGGCATGGGGGCCCTGGCGGGAAGCCTCCCCCAGGAACCCCGCTTTGACGCCAAGGTGGATCTGAAGGTTTCCGAAAGCCAGGTGCGGGCCGGGCTTACCCTGCCCTTGGACGTGGTGTTGGAAGCCCTGGCCCGGAGCGTGGGCCTGCAGCCCCTCATCTACCGGGCCTATGACCTCACCGGTGATCCCGCCAAGGCCCAGCCTCCCTTGCCCAACATCAAGCTGGACTTCCAGGGCAAGCCCTTCCGCGAGGTCTGGGACCTCCTCTTTGCCACCTACGGCACCCAGTTCAACCTGGACTACCTCTTCCTGCCCCCGGATGTGGTGGTGGTGGCCCCCACCCAGGTGATCACCGCCTTGGTGGACGCTCCAAGCCGCACTGGGGCAGCGGAGCGCAAGCCCTACCTGGTGGCCATCCCCGAAATCGCCTACCGGCGCACGGAAACCGATGCCCAGGGGCAGGCCCGCACCCTGGTGAACATAGAGGGGGCCAAGGGCTGGGTGCAAAACGACCTCCTGCCCTTCCTCTCCCGGGAGGCGGCGGGGCTCAGCGTGAACTGGATCGTGGTGGAGGAGGGAAGCAAGCTAAAAGCCCTCCTCTCCGTCCTCGCCACCCCCGAGCAGCACCTCCGCTTCTCGGACATCCTCCAGAGGGCGGGGATTGACTTCCGCCCCCTGCCCGCCCTCACCCTGCCCAAGCCCCGGGTGGAGCGCACCTACACCCTCACCCACGCCACCTTTTCCGAGCTCAGCGCCTTCCTGCAAAACCAGGTACCCAACGCCCAGATCGCCGTGGTCCCCACCGACCCCAAGCGGGCCCTAATCACCGCCACCGAGGAGGACCACGCCCGCCTCAGCGAACTCCTCAAGGCCGCGGACGTGCCCAAACCCACCCCCGTGGTGCGCCGGGTCTATTCCTTGCAGAACCTTACCTTCCCCGAGGCCCAGGAGAGGCTGAAACCCCTTCTGGACAAGGAGCTTAAGGGGGCTCGCCTCGAGGCTGTCCCGGGGAATCCCAAGGCCCTCCTCCTGGAAGCCACCGAGGCAGACCAGGCCCTCTTCGCCGAGATCCTCAAGGCCGCAGATGTGCCTCCCCAGGTGGCCCCGCCCACCCAGGAGGCCACGGCGCGCAGGCTTTACCCCTTGCGCTTCGCTGACGCCGAAAAGGTGGCCCCCTTCCTGGCCCGGGAGGTGCCGGGGATCGTGGTGCAGACGGTTCCGGGGCAACCGGTCCTCTCCGTGCGGGGCACGGAGAAACAGCTTGCCGAGGTGGAGAACCTCCTGGCCCAGATCGACCGGGCCCCCGAGCAGGGACCGCCCGTCTTCCAGCGCTCCTACCAGCTTTCCAACGCCAAGGCCTCGGAGCTGGCCAAGGTGCTCCAGGAAGCCTTGCAGGCCCGGCAGGCGCAGGCTCCCCAGGGCCAGGCCCAGCCCCAAGCCCCCGCCCGCCAGGCCACGGTGGTGGCGGACGAGCGCACCAACACCCTGATCGTCACGGGTACCCAGGAGGATCTGGCCCTGGTGGAAGGCCTTATCCCCCGGCTGGACCAGGCGGTGCCCCAGGTGAACCTGAGGGTGCGCATCCAGGAGGTGCAGTCCAACTTCACCCGCAACCTGGGCCTCAAGTGGAACACCATCGCCGGCGGGAACGTGGCGGCCAGCATCCTGGACACGGGGCTTTCCCTCATCTTTGACAGCACCCGGAGTCTGGCGGCCTTGAACATCATCGCCACCCTCGAGGCCCTCCAGCGCCAGGGGCTTTCCCGGGCCCTGAGGGACGTTAACCAGACCGTGCTCAACAACCAGACCGCCCGCCTCCAATCGGGGGAAACCTTCCTCATCCGCCGGGTGGTGGGGGACCGGGTGGAGCGGGTGCCCTTCGATATCGGGATCATCGTGGAAGTTACCCCCCAGATCACCGCCGACGGGCAGATCCTCCTCAACATCAAGGCGGAGGTTTCCGGAAACGTCCAGCGCAACCCTGTGGACGGGGATGTGGACCGCTTCACCAAGCAGGTGGTGACCACCACCTTGAGGGTGCGGGACGGGCAGACCGTGGTCCTCGGGGGTCTCACCTCCCAGGAAAACAACCAGGTGCAGCAGGGGGTCCCCCTCCTCATGGACATTCCCCTGATCGGGGAACTCTTCAAGCAGCGCACCCAGGAAACCACCGACCGGGAGCTCCTGGTGGTCATCACCGCCGACATCCTGAAGGAAACCGCAAGCCGTTAG
- a CDS encoding competence protein, translating to MKSLLPRLAEAWRNLPQSTKLLLAGLLLVGAVTLWYVGFYLPAQVPLQGQPTPSQPPAPSPGAEAPRAIEAPPIPPLAETPSQGQPTKSGPEAPSSQTPPKAPQATSSPPLPVPKVQQEAPLPNPFVPLVVEAPASPPVPSPAPAPRPAPVPTGAPIRVTQGTPLPTPSVPSQPRPLPGSQGALPAPKVLAPALRAEAPKAQVEAVPVLTPPAGLVEAPLPRAPQTPKEEAKAAPSPAPPPTPPKTPLQTLVEEKGLRLAGTLLGPVSVAILESKEGYLVLPAGSPLPGSEAVLRRIESDRVVLALKDESLEIALENTQAGGGQ from the coding sequence GTGAAATCCCTTCTCCCACGCCTGGCCGAAGCCTGGCGCAACCTACCCCAGTCCACCAAGCTCCTCCTGGCGGGCCTACTCCTGGTGGGCGCCGTGACCCTTTGGTACGTGGGCTTCTACCTGCCGGCCCAGGTGCCCCTGCAGGGGCAACCCACCCCCAGCCAGCCTCCGGCTCCTAGCCCGGGTGCGGAAGCCCCCAGGGCCATAGAGGCCCCACCCATCCCACCCCTTGCCGAAACCCCCTCCCAAGGCCAACCCACCAAGTCCGGCCCCGAAGCCCCTTCCTCCCAGACGCCCCCTAAGGCCCCCCAGGCCACCTCGAGTCCCCCCTTGCCCGTACCCAAGGTCCAGCAAGAAGCCCCGCTTCCAAACCCCTTTGTGCCCCTGGTGGTGGAGGCCCCAGCCTCTCCCCCCGTGCCCTCCCCTGCCCCGGCACCTAGGCCCGCGCCCGTGCCCACAGGGGCCCCCATCCGGGTAACCCAGGGAACACCCCTGCCCACCCCAAGCGTTCCCAGCCAGCCCCGTCCTCTTCCGGGAAGCCAAGGGGCCCTGCCCGCTCCCAAGGTCCTCGCCCCGGCTCTCCGGGCGGAGGCTCCCAAAGCCCAAGTGGAAGCCGTACCCGTCCTCACCCCGCCCGCTGGCCTGGTGGAGGCTCCCTTACCCAGGGCACCCCAGACCCCAAAGGAGGAAGCCAAGGCCGCACCCTCTCCAGCCCCTCCTCCCACGCCCCCCAAAACCCCCTTGCAGACCCTGGTGGAGGAAAAGGGCCTCAGGCTGGCAGGCACGCTTCTAGGCCCAGTGAGCGTGGCCATTTTGGAAAGCAAGGAAGGATACCTGGTGCTCCCCGCGGGTAGCCCCCTTCCGGGTAGCGAGGCCGTGCTCCGCCGTATAGAAAGCGACCGGGTAGTGCTGGCGCTAAAGGACGAAAGCTTGGAGATCGCCTTAGAGAACACACAGGCAGGAGGTGGTCAGTGA
- a CDS encoding type 4a pilus biogenesis protein PilO — protein sequence MLARLGQREWALIAIALTLVVALLWYFLLITPMRQETETVRQEINALIPERDRGRQAQRALPELRAAIAELQAERQAFLRALPKEERLSQVLNEILTEAIRSGVTVRSFTRSPTSAPVPEVRAVNLALSLEAPFPETYAYLRRLEGLSRFSSLSGLNLSVQGQDLNPLLSTSLTLTLYMLAKDLGQPEGATQTQAAPPPPAAQGGGR from the coding sequence GTGCTCGCTAGGCTGGGACAGCGGGAATGGGCCCTGATCGCCATTGCCCTCACCCTGGTGGTGGCCCTCCTTTGGTACTTCCTCCTTATCACCCCCATGCGCCAGGAAACGGAAACCGTACGCCAGGAGATCAACGCCCTCATCCCCGAGCGGGATAGGGGAAGGCAGGCCCAGCGGGCCCTGCCGGAGCTCCGGGCCGCCATCGCCGAGCTGCAAGCCGAGCGCCAAGCCTTCCTAAGGGCGCTTCCCAAGGAGGAACGGCTTTCCCAGGTCCTGAACGAGATCCTAACCGAGGCCATAAGGAGCGGGGTCACGGTGCGCTCCTTCACCCGCTCCCCCACCTCGGCCCCGGTGCCGGAGGTGCGGGCGGTGAACCTGGCCCTTTCCCTCGAGGCGCCCTTCCCCGAAACCTATGCCTACCTAAGGCGCCTGGAAGGGCTTTCCCGTTTCAGCTCCCTCTCCGGGCTCAACCTCAGCGTCCAGGGCCAGGACCTAAACCCCCTCCTCTCCACCAGCCTGACCCTGACCCTCTACATGCTGGCCAAGGATCTCGGCCAGCCTGAAGGCGCTACCCAGACGCAAGCGGCTCCCCCGCCGCCAGCGGCGCAAGGAGGTGGTCGGTGA
- a CDS encoding flagellar protein FliT, which translates to MIRLNLLPKNLRRRVEPGWWRLAAGAFALLVLSLLGFLHYTAYTELTLAKQERDALKAEVEALKPFIAEQNRLVQERKALEALLAIRESLKKNFVPWSEYLAAFIRQIPQEGGRLPVALRSVGTRAIPEDEANRMAQAGTYDGKKVRVEFTLQGEALNQNALVNFVRSFEASPRFGIEFQGASLDQNRGLYTFSARVGLVGGGESAR; encoded by the coding sequence TTGATTAGGCTTAACCTTCTCCCGAAGAACCTGCGCCGCCGCGTGGAGCCGGGCTGGTGGCGCCTGGCGGCGGGAGCCTTCGCCCTGCTGGTGCTATCCCTGTTGGGCTTTCTCCACTACACCGCCTACACCGAACTTACCCTGGCCAAGCAGGAAAGGGATGCCCTGAAGGCAGAGGTGGAGGCCCTAAAACCCTTCATCGCCGAGCAAAACCGCTTGGTGCAGGAGAGGAAGGCCCTCGAGGCCCTCCTCGCCATCCGGGAAAGCCTTAAGAAGAACTTCGTCCCCTGGTCTGAGTACCTGGCAGCCTTTATCCGGCAGATTCCGCAGGAAGGGGGCCGGCTTCCCGTGGCCCTGCGCTCCGTGGGTACCCGGGCCATTCCCGAGGACGAGGCCAACCGGATGGCCCAGGCAGGCACCTATGACGGCAAGAAGGTGCGGGTGGAGTTCACCCTCCAGGGGGAAGCCCTGAACCAAAACGCCCTGGTAAACTTCGTACGGTCCTTTGAGGCCTCACCCCGTTTTGGCATAGAGTTCCAAGGGGCCTCCCTGGATCAGAACCGGGGGCTTTACACCTTTAGCGCCCGGGTGGGCCTGGTGGGAGGTGGGGAAAGTGCTCGCTAG
- the pilM gene encoding type IV pilus assembly protein PilM, which translates to MLSGFSKLFQPRVEALGLEIGAAHLKLVELSGNPPALRALATRPTPPGTLVEGVIAEPQALAQELKELLAEARTKKRYVVTAVPNPSVILRTLQVPKMPLKEMEEAVRWEAERYIPFPIDEVVLDFAPLDPLAEVAEGEQVEVMVGAARQEAVASLLEALRGAGLTPIVLDVKPFAGLYPLEAQLSSDPEGVSVAVEIGAESTSLVLLRGDRPLAVRILTLSGKDFTEAIGKSFGLDFLTAEEVKRTYGLATIPTEDEELLLDFDAERERYSPAKIYDAIRPILVELTQEIRRSLEFFRVQLGDVQPEVGYLYGGGSRLRGLSTLLTDTLGVNFTVPDPWQGIQVDPKRFDLEKLREMGPEFLVPVGLALRGVMPLD; encoded by the coding sequence GTGCTTTCGGGTTTTAGCAAGCTATTCCAACCCCGCGTGGAGGCGCTGGGCCTGGAGATCGGAGCCGCCCACCTGAAGCTGGTGGAACTCTCCGGAAACCCTCCCGCCCTCAGGGCCCTGGCCACCCGGCCCACACCCCCGGGAACGCTGGTGGAGGGGGTGATCGCCGAACCCCAGGCCCTGGCCCAGGAGCTCAAGGAACTCCTTGCCGAAGCCCGGACCAAAAAGCGCTACGTGGTAACCGCCGTGCCCAACCCCAGCGTGATCCTGCGCACCCTTCAGGTACCCAAGATGCCCCTAAAGGAGATGGAGGAGGCGGTGCGCTGGGAAGCGGAGCGGTACATCCCCTTTCCCATTGACGAGGTGGTCCTGGACTTCGCCCCCCTGGACCCCCTGGCCGAGGTGGCCGAGGGGGAGCAGGTGGAGGTGATGGTGGGGGCGGCCCGGCAGGAGGCGGTGGCCTCCTTGTTGGAAGCCCTGCGGGGAGCAGGCCTGACCCCCATCGTCTTGGATGTGAAACCCTTTGCCGGGCTTTATCCCCTCGAGGCCCAGCTCAGCAGCGACCCGGAAGGGGTTTCCGTGGCCGTGGAAATCGGGGCGGAAAGCACCAGCCTGGTCCTCCTCAGGGGAGACCGCCCCTTGGCGGTGCGGATCCTCACCCTCTCCGGCAAGGACTTCACCGAGGCCATTGGGAAAAGCTTCGGCCTGGACTTCCTCACCGCCGAGGAGGTGAAGCGCACCTACGGCCTCGCCACCATCCCCACCGAGGACGAGGAACTCCTTCTGGATTTCGACGCCGAGAGGGAGCGGTACAGCCCCGCCAAAATCTACGACGCCATCCGGCCCATCCTGGTGGAACTCACCCAGGAGATCCGCCGGAGCCTGGAGTTTTTTCGGGTGCAACTGGGGGACGTGCAGCCGGAGGTAGGGTACCTCTATGGCGGGGGAAGCCGGCTTAGGGGCCTGTCCACCCTGCTTACCGATACCCTGGGGGTCAACTTCACCGTCCCCGACCCCTGGCAGGGGATCCAGGTGGACCCCAAACGCTTTGACCTGGAAAAGCTAAGGGAGATGGGGCCAGAGTTCCTGGTGCCCGTGGGCCTGGCCTTACGGGGGGTGATGCCCCTTGATTAG